From a single Labrus bergylta chromosome 14, fLabBer1.1, whole genome shotgun sequence genomic region:
- the LOC109981472 gene encoding dicarboxylate carrier SLC25A8-like — protein sequence MVGVKPKDMVPSGAVKFFGAGTAGCIADLITFPLDTAKVRLQIQGECHAVEGSNAVKYRGVFGTITTMVRTEGPRSLYNGLVAGLQRQMSFASVRIGLYDSMKQFYTRGSDSTGIVTRLMAGCTTGAMAVAFAQPTDVVKVRFQAQVRLADGERRYNSTLEAYKTIARDEGVRGLWKGCMPNITRNAIVNCTELVTYDMIKELILKYDLMTDNLPCHFSAAFSAGFCTTVIASPVDVVKTRFMNSGAGQYSSAINCALAMLGKEGPSAFYKGFMPSFLRLGSWNIVMFVTYEQIKRGMTRAQMYWESPF from the exons ATGGTTGGCGTGAAGCCCAAAGACATGGTGCCCTCTGGAGCAGTCAAATTCTTCGGAGCAGGAACTGCTGGCTGCATAGCTGACCTGATCACCTTTCCACTGGACACTGCCAAAGTCAGactacag ATCCAGGGGGAGTGTCACGCAGTAGAAGGGTCCAACGCTGTGAAGTATCGAGGAGTGTTTGGCACCATTACCACAATGGTGCGTACAGAGGGGCCCAGGAGTCTCTACAATGGACTGGTGGCCGGACTCCAGAGACAGATGAGCTTCGCCTCTGTCAGGATAGGCCTTTACGACTCCATGAAGCAGTTCTACACACGAGGCTCTGACA GTACTGGGATTGTTACTCGTCTCATGGCAGGCTGCACCACAGGAGCAATGGCAGTGGCTTTTGCACAACCGACAGACGTTGTTAAGGTGCGTTTCCAAGCTCAGGTACGACTGGCAGATGGTGAAAGGAGATACAACAGCACCTTGGAGGCCTACAAGACCATTGCTCGGGATGAGGGAGTACGTGGGCTTTGGAAAG GTTGTATGCCAAACATCACCCGTAATGCCATTGTAAACTGTACAGAGCTGGTGACCTATGACATGATCAAGGAACTCATCCTCAAGTATGACCTAATGACAG ACAACCTGCCATGCCACTTCTCTGCTGCCTTCAGTGCTGGCTTCTGCACAACAGTCATTGCTTCTCCTGTGGATGTGGTTAAAACGCGGTTCATGAATTCAGGGGCTGGTCAGTACAGCAGTGCTATCAACTGTGCTCTCGCCATGCTGGGAAAAGAAGGACCTTCTGCCTTCTATAAAGG GTTCATGCCGTCTTTCCTACGACTGGGCTCCTGGAACATTGTGATGTTTGTGACCTATGAACAAATTAAAAGAGGGATGACCAGAGCACAAATGTACTGGGAGTCACCATTTTGA
- the LOC136182445 gene encoding odorant receptor 131-2-like, translated as MNDSSEGTQVMSFHTTAKALLSTLPCLLFLYVNLVMLYALLKTPLLLESSRYVLFCHLLFTESLQLFLSMLLYIFAVTMVTMINYVCMIIVMLASITLKMSPLNLAVMSLERYIAICFPLRHADIATTRRTGIAIAVMWTVGSFDSFTQLFLFVSLENTSIPMQRFCYRNNVFRLQIYSTLNKAFTIVYFVLVSTIIIYTYIAIMITVKSASSHVRNVSKAHKTVLLHLIQLCLCLTSSLFSTISSSDQSNIDPAMVVHVQYALFVGLIIFPKCLSPLIYGLRDNTFRYVFKNYFTFGCSTTIKPFPKG; from the coding sequence ATGAATGACTCATCAGAGGGGACTCAAGTGATGTCGTTTCACACAACTGCCAAAGCTCTGCTCTCCACACTGCCATGTCTGCTCTTTCTCTATGTGAACCTTGTCATGCTTTATGCCCTACTGaagactcctctcctcctggaGTCTTCCCGTTATGTCCTGTTTTGTCATTTGCTCTTCACTGAATCCCTGCAGCTTTTTCTCTCCATGTTGCTGTACATCTTTGCTGTGACTATGGTCACAATGATCAATTATGTTTGTATGATAATCGTTATGCTTGCATCCATCACTTTAAAGATGTcacctctgaacctggctgtgaTGTCTTTGGAGAGGTACATTGccatttgttttcctctgagGCATGCTGATATTGCCACCACCAGGAGGACGGGCATTGCAATCGCTGTGATGTGGACTGTCGGGTCATTTGACTCATTCACCCAGCTTTTCCTCTTTGTCAGTCTGGAGAACACAAGCATCCCCATGCAAAGGTTCTGCTACAGAAACAATGTCTTCAGACTGCAGATTTACTCCACTTTAAACAAGGCCTTTACcattgtgtattttgtattagTGAGCACTATTATCATCTATACATACATAGCTATCATGATTACTGTGAAGTCTGCCTCCTCTCATGTTCGTAATGTCAGTAAGGCCCATAAAACTGTTTTGTTGCATCTGATTCAGCTGTGCCTGTGTCTCACCTCATCTCTATTTAGTACCATCAGTTCCAGCGACCAGTCGAACATTGATCCTGCAATGGTTGTTCATGTTCAGTACGCACTTTTTGTGGGTCTGATCATTTTCCCCAAGTGTCTGAGCCCTCTCATATACGGCCTCAGAGATAACACCTTCAGATATGTCTTTAAAAACTACTTCACCTTTGGCTGCAGCACTACTATAAAGCCATTTCCAAAGGGTTGA
- the ppme1 gene encoding protein phosphatase methylesterase 1 translates to MEKQLHLNLLASRPPMAGGLQSSSKMKMGPGRKRDFSPLPWSHYFETMEDVEVENENGKDLFRIYCSGAHGPVLLLLHGGGHSALSWAVFTAVICSRINCRVVAMDLRAHGDSKVKNPDDLSADTMAKDIGKVVEMLYGENPPPIMIIGHSMGGAIAVHTAVANHIPSLLGLCVIDVVEGTAMDALNSMQNFLRSRPKTFKSLENAIEWSVKSGQIRNTESARVSMGGQVKKCEESTSRPGVSNSIGEGIIEEEEEEEVEEESNQKRMKEDDQEVKKESIFTWRVELSKTEKYWEGWFRGLSALFLTCPAPKLLLLAGVDRLDKDLTIGQMQGKFQMQVLPQCGHAVHEDAPEKVADALATFMVRHKFTEFKEGYLC, encoded by the exons ATGGAGAAGCAGCTTCATTTAAACCTGTTAGCTTCCAGACCTCCTATGGCTGGAGGCTTGCAGTCCAGCTCCAAAATGAAAATGgg ACCTGGACGTAAAAGAGATTTCTCCCCCCTACCCTGGAGTCACTACTTTGAAACCATGGAGGACGTTGAGgtggaaaatgaaaatggcAAAGAT CTTTTCAGAATTTACTGCAGTGGCGCTCATGGTCCTGTGCTGCTCCTGCTCCATGGAGGAGGCCACTCTGCACTCTCCTGGGCAGTGTTCACT GCCGTCATTTGCAGCAGGATCAACTGCAGGGTGGTGGCTATGGACCTTCGTGCTCATG GCGACAGCAAAGTGAAAAATCCTGACGATCTCTCTGCAGACACGATGGCCAA ggaTATCGGCAAAGTGGTGGAGATGCTCTATGGCGAGAACCCGCCTCCAATCATGATTATTGGACACAGCATGGGTGGAGCCATTGCAGTTCACACAGCTGTTGCTAATCATATACCGTCCCTGCTGGGCCTCTGTGTCATTGACGTTGTAGAAG GTACAGCGATGGATGCTTTGAACAGTATGCAGAATTTCCTCAGAAGTCGGCCAAAGACTTTCAAATCTCTGGAGAACGCCATCGAGTGGAG TGTGAAGAGCGGACAGATCCGAAACACAGAATCAGCACGGGTGTCCATGGGAGGCCAGGTGAAAAA ATGCGAGGAATCCACCAGCCGTCCAGGTGTGTCTAATAGCATAGGTGAAGGTATtatagaggaggaagaggaagaagaagtagaagaagaatcAAACCAGAAAAGGATGAAAGAGGATGACCAAGAg GTAAAAAAGGAAAGCATTTTCACCTGGAGAGTGGAGCTTTCAAAGACGGAAAAATACTGGGAAGGCTGGTTCAGAGGCCTGTCTGCGCTCTTTCTCACCTGCCCTGCACCAAAACTGCTTCTGCTTGCAG GAGTGGACAGGCTTGACAAAGACCTTACTATTGGACAAATGCAAG GGAAGTTTCAAATGCAAGTCCTCCCTCAGTGTGGTCACGCTGTCCATGAAGACGCACCTGAAAAA GTAGCAGATGCTCTAGCAACATTTATGGTTCGGCACAAATTTACTGAGTTTAAAGAAGGATACCTGTG CTAA